From a region of the Polyodon spathula isolate WHYD16114869_AA unplaced genomic scaffold, ASM1765450v1 scaffolds_3352, whole genome shotgun sequence genome:
- the LOC121311913 gene encoding butyrophilin subfamily 2 member A2-like: MAVTMDENTANKYLSVTNGKQVKVNPTASDKPPSLDRFDMKPCVLSRQAYNSGIIKVEVDVDKINMWRVGVVTKSAKRHGFTMMQPSNYYWVVEWNGRELVALDYTQIVIHKKFIRTLVMYLDVDNKKVTFDVDDNVNVYTFDRMAFSEPLYILFSTTDENNQLTIK; this comes from the coding sequence tgACCATGGATGAAAACACAGCCAACAAATACCTGTCGGTGACCAATGGGAAACAAGTCAAAGTGAATCCTACAGCCTCTGACAAACCCCCCAGTCTGGATAGGTTTGACATGAAGCCATGTGTTCTGAGCAGACAAGCATACAACTCAGGCATCATAAAAGTTGAAGTGGATGTAGATAAGATAAACATGTGGAGAGTTGGAGTTGTTACAAAGTCTGCCAAACGCCACGGGTTCACCATGATGCAACCCAGTAATTACTACTGGGTTGTAGAGTGGAATGGGCGTGAATTGGTTGCTCTCGATTACACGCAGATAGTCATTCATAAAAAATTTATCCGAACGCTAGTCATGTATCTGGATGTCGATAACAAGAAAGTTACATTTGATGTTGACGACAATGTCAATGTCTACACTTTTGATAGGATGGCTTTTTCTGAGCCTCTCTATATACTATTTTCTACTACAGATGAAAACAATCAACTTACAATCAAATAA